Proteins from one Flavobacterium sp. N2038 genomic window:
- a CDS encoding helix-turn-helix domain-containing protein: MKLYIKNMVCSRCKMVVKSEFEKLGLHTISVELGEVELQETITEDQKKILLKNLQSLGFDLIDDKKSKTIEKIKNLIVDLVHHKNSELKINLSDYLVENLNQDYSTLSNLFSEIENTTIEKYFISQKIEKVKELLIYNELSLSEIADLLNYSNVAHLSNQFKKITGFTPTYFKQLKDKKRIQIENL; encoded by the coding sequence ATGAAGCTCTACATCAAAAACATGGTGTGTAGTCGATGCAAAATGGTTGTGAAGTCTGAGTTTGAAAAACTCGGACTTCATACTATTTCTGTTGAACTGGGCGAAGTAGAACTTCAGGAAACTATTACCGAAGATCAGAAAAAAATCCTGCTTAAGAATCTGCAATCTTTAGGTTTTGATTTAATCGATGATAAAAAAAGTAAAACCATCGAGAAAATAAAGAACCTTATTGTCGATCTGGTTCATCATAAAAACAGTGAGCTCAAAATCAATTTATCCGATTATCTGGTCGAAAACCTCAACCAGGATTACAGTACTTTGAGCAATCTTTTCTCCGAAATTGAAAACACTACTATCGAAAAATACTTTATCAGTCAAAAAATAGAAAAGGTAAAAGAGTTGTTGATTTACAATGAACTTTCGTTAAGCGAAATTGCCGATTTATTAAACTATAGCAATGTAGCACATCTAAGCAATCAGTTCAAGAAAATCACAGGTTTTACCCCAACTTATTTCAAGCAATTGAAAGATAAAAAACGTATTCAAATAGAAAATTTGTAA
- a CDS encoding DUF3347 domain-containing protein, whose translation MKKSITIIAALIAFVFTTNTIQANTEKNEIEVLNSNELQAVYDAYFNVKDALIKSDSKLTSAKAKDLLTAITAVKMDKLKSNEHTVWMKVMKKLTADAKSISSTTDLKKQRDSFKSLSKSTYDLIKVSSPEQPIYKQYCPMADADWLSKEKAVKNPYYGSSMLTCGNVVETIK comes from the coding sequence ATGAAAAAATCAATAACAATTATAGCAGCATTAATCGCATTCGTTTTTACCACAAATACGATTCAGGCAAACACAGAAAAAAACGAAATCGAGGTTTTAAATTCAAATGAACTACAAGCGGTTTACGATGCTTATTTTAATGTAAAAGATGCACTTATTAAAAGTGACAGCAAATTAACTTCGGCAAAAGCCAAAGATTTACTTACCGCAATTACGGCTGTAAAAATGGATAAACTGAAAAGTAATGAACATACAGTTTGGATGAAAGTAATGAAAAAACTTACTGCCGATGCCAAAAGTATTTCGTCAACTACAGATCTTAAAAAACAACGTGACAGTTTCAAATCGTTGTCTAAAAGTACTTACGATCTTATAAAAGTGTCTAGCCCAGAGCAGCCAATTTATAAACAATATTGCCCAATGGCAGATGCTGACTGGTTAAGCAAAGAAAAAGCGGTTAAGAATCCCTACTACGGATCTTCAATGTTAACTTGCGGAAACGTGGTAGAAACCATCAAATAA
- a CDS encoding AraC family transcriptional regulator: MPKLNQFETLVIHEFEDEKFHLPPHTHTYYEIIYIKKGAGIHHLNKNLLPYKAGDLFVISPEDEHYFDIKKNTRFVYIKFTDNYFNSKQNLTCDEFLVNTPESFMRDKILKETVLKFDEPCKTILKNTVENIITYDRYIDVTTSPIVFYQILSLFGLIKETIRGMNLQMKSTHIDNEQIANYIHQNVYQPKLVQIKIIAEHFNIAPSYFSAYFKRTFSISYRDYINNLRTTLIEKRFHNNQLPIKQIAYEFGFTDESHLSNYFKKRKNMKPTDFKKL; this comes from the coding sequence ATGCCTAAATTAAATCAGTTTGAAACTCTCGTTATTCATGAATTTGAGGATGAGAAATTTCACCTTCCGCCACATACTCATACGTATTACGAAATCATTTATATCAAAAAGGGGGCTGGTATTCATCATCTAAACAAAAACCTTCTTCCTTATAAAGCCGGTGATTTATTTGTTATTTCTCCGGAAGACGAGCATTATTTTGACATCAAAAAAAACACTCGCTTTGTTTATATTAAATTCACAGACAATTATTTTAATTCCAAACAAAATCTTACCTGTGATGAATTTCTTGTAAACACTCCTGAAAGTTTTATGCGGGATAAAATCCTCAAAGAAACTGTATTAAAATTTGATGAACCCTGCAAAACCATTTTAAAAAATACAGTAGAAAACATTATAACTTACGATCGTTATATCGATGTTACCACATCTCCAATCGTTTTTTATCAAATTCTTTCGCTTTTTGGTTTGATTAAAGAAACCATCCGTGGCATGAATCTTCAAATGAAATCGACACATATTGATAATGAACAAATTGCCAATTATATTCATCAGAATGTTTATCAGCCAAAATTGGTTCAGATTAAGATTATAGCAGAACATTTTAATATTGCTCCATCCTACTTTAGCGCTTATTTTAAAAGGACTTTCTCGATTAGTTACCGGGATTATATTAATAATTTAAGAACAACTTTAATCGAAAAACGATTTCACAATAATCAATTACCAATTAAGCAAATTGCTTATGAATTTGGTTTTACAGATGAAAGTCATTTATCGAATTATTTTAAAAAACGAAAAAACATGAAACCAACAGATTTTAAAAAGCTTTAG
- a CDS encoding MFS transporter, which yields MKKSLIALSLGGLTIGITEFVMMGLLPDIASDMKVSIPVAGYLISAYALGVVIGAPLLVIIGRNFPPKKMLLILALMLTVFNALSIIAPNYNFLFASRFLSGLPHGAFFGVGAVVASRLADKGKEAQAIAIMFSGLTLANLIGVPIGTYIGHHFIWRYTFILIAIVGMLTFLFISLWMPNLEKSGDVNMKTQLLFFKKTEAWLIIGITAIGFGGLFAWISYIAPLLINVSRFSPEDVSYILILAGLGMVVGNFAGGKLADKYSPAPTVLALLFVMVLDLLMVYFFSFNQYISLFLTFLTGAISFSVIAPIQMLMIRTAKDAEMIASAALQGSFNIGNALGAFLGGIPLAAGYNFASPNLIGVGMAVTGMIITFVLMQKHKANLQLQRA from the coding sequence ATGAAAAAAAGTCTTATTGCCTTGTCTTTAGGAGGCTTAACTATTGGAATAACCGAATTTGTAATGATGGGTTTATTGCCAGATATTGCTTCGGATATGAAAGTTTCTATTCCCGTTGCGGGATATTTAATTTCAGCTTACGCTTTGGGCGTTGTTATTGGTGCACCTTTATTAGTTATTATTGGAAGAAACTTTCCACCAAAAAAAATGCTTTTGATTTTGGCATTAATGTTAACTGTTTTTAATGCACTTTCTATTATTGCACCAAATTATAATTTCTTGTTTGCTTCAAGATTCCTTTCCGGATTACCGCACGGAGCCTTTTTTGGTGTAGGAGCTGTAGTCGCAAGCCGTTTGGCTGATAAAGGAAAAGAAGCACAGGCCATTGCCATTATGTTTTCGGGTCTAACGTTGGCTAATTTAATTGGAGTGCCAATTGGTACTTATATTGGGCACCATTTTATCTGGCGTTATACTTTTATATTAATTGCAATAGTTGGAATGCTGACCTTTTTATTTATTTCGCTATGGATGCCGAATTTAGAAAAAAGCGGAGATGTAAACATGAAGACACAATTGCTGTTCTTCAAAAAAACAGAGGCCTGGTTGATTATCGGAATCACGGCAATTGGTTTTGGGGGATTGTTTGCCTGGATTAGTTACATCGCGCCTCTGTTAATTAATGTATCAAGATTTTCTCCTGAAGATGTTTCCTATATTTTGATTTTGGCAGGACTTGGAATGGTTGTAGGGAATTTTGCGGGAGGTAAACTGGCAGATAAATATTCGCCTGCTCCAACTGTATTGGCTTTATTGTTTGTCATGGTGCTGGATTTATTAATGGTGTACTTTTTCTCCTTCAATCAATATATTTCATTATTTCTGACATTCTTAACCGGAGCAATTTCATTTTCGGTAATTGCGCCAATTCAGATGTTGATGATTCGTACGGCTAAAGATGCAGAAATGATTGCTTCGGCAGCACTTCAGGGAAGTTTTAATATTGGAAATGCATTAGGTGCTTTTTTAGGTGGAATACCATTGGCTGCCGGTTATAATTTTGCATCTCCAAATCTTATAGGTGTTGGAATGGCTGTAACAGGAATGATTATAACTTTTGTTCTGATGCAAAAGCATAAAGCAAATTTGCAGTTGCAAAGAGCTTAA